A genomic region of Cuculus canorus isolate bCucCan1 chromosome 24, bCucCan1.pri, whole genome shotgun sequence contains the following coding sequences:
- the LOC104067114 gene encoding translocator protein, whose translation MWAYTAGFTVLPHVGGFLGWFINRKEIPVWYEKLKKPSWCPSRKIFPVAWTVLYTGMGYASYLIWNDLGGCSSKAIIPLGLYGAQLALNWAWPPLFFGARNLKMALVDILCLDSLAIGMMCSWYRINKIAALLLVPYLGWLAMATCLTIRIWKDNPEQKPGKSE comes from the exons ATGTGGGCTTATACTGCTGGTTTTACTGTCCTGCCTCATGTTGGAGGTTTCCTTGGCTGGTTCATTAATCGAAAAGAAATCCCTGTTTggtatgagaagctgaaaaaaccTTCGTGGTGTCCATCCCGCAAAATATTCCCTGTTGCTTGGACTGTCCTGTACACTGGCATGGG CTACGCCTCCTACCTGATCTGGAACGACCtgggtggctgcagcagcaaagccatcATCCCGCTTGGCCTCTACGGGGCTCAGCTGGCCTTGAACTGGGCTTGGCCTCCCCTCTTCTTTGGTGCACGTAACCTGAAGATG gCCCTGGTCGACATCCTGTGCTTGGACAGCCTGGCGATAGGCATGATGTGCTCCTGGTACCGCATCAACAAGATAGCGGCGCTGCTGCTGGTGCCGTACCTGGGCTGGCTGGCCATGGCGACCTGCCTCACAATCCGCATCTGGAAGGATAACCCTGAGCAAAAACCAGGAAAGAGTGAataa